The sequence below is a genomic window from Nicotiana tomentosiformis chromosome 6, ASM39032v3, whole genome shotgun sequence.
gtgttgttacaAATGATTGTGAATATCCTttgaagtttatatctcaattttgagagaaTTTAGTGAAGACTTGAGGTGGTTTTGGTtgaaatttcagattgaaactcgaaaaaaATGAcaaacaaattgtatatattttgtagaaACGATATACAAAATACTTACAACTTACAAATTGTTTAAAAGTTATATGTAAATTGTAGTTTTTGATCAAATTCTGTacaaaaaatatgtatataatttgtagataaattgtagattttgaccaaatttgtatatattttgtaaaaaaactTTAGTTACTTTCTATAAATATGAAAACTTAGACAAAATCGAGTATATAAGTTTAAAATATCATATATATACTATAAAGTCCCAAAAATGATATAATGGAGTATTCTTACTTTATGTAATAACTCTAATTTAATTAGggttaattataattttacaacaagattataaaaaaaaaagagaggaagaattaaataaataaataaaaaggatGAATcctattagaaaaaaaaaaaagaagaagaacaaaggacgtataaaaaggaaagagaaacGGAAGCAGAATGCAAAAgcagaaaaaaaaaaaggcaaaaggagaaaagaagaaaaagggagaaaaagagaggaaaagagaagagaaaaaaagaagaagagaatttCAGcccaaataatcaaggcaatgaTCCTtaacttttatttgaatttattACTTGATTATGAGAAGATTTTTATGGTAAAAACATggagaaatttttaaaaattgtaaaaataaaattgaaaggaCAAACATTATCAAAATTTGATTTTGATTAGTGTTCAGGAAACCTCTAGTCGAGCATAATTCGTTGGTGGTCATGTACGGGAATTCTGACCCGTTGTCCAGAGTTAACTTTTTGGGTCAACCTTTGACTGCGAGTTTAACTTgtgttaaaaattataaaatattcacCCAAGGGTTTTTGACAATTATAAACTCGTTTTTGTGTAGTTTGAGGTGATCCAGAGACCCGAGAGTATAGTTTTAAGTTATTGAAATGAGTGCTTGGATTGTGAATTCGAGGTAAGTGAGACTTTAAGCTTTGATGCTTGCTTTTTCAAAACCTGTTTTGAAAGTATGTTTTGTCTGCCTGATTTATGTGTTGGGACGAGCGTGCGCTTGGCAGAATTAGTGGTTTTTGACCAACagcaaatatatattattttgtaaaagctggaaaaaaaaattataagtgATTTGTGGTGTGGTGTGGTGTGGCGTAGCCTTGTGTTATGGCATTGGGgcgttagaaattattttttcgtTGTCGTAATtgatttggggcattgtgtatgccgcCGTGATAGATTTGGGGCATTGCGTATGCCGCCGTGATAGATTTGGAGCATTATGTATGCTGCCGCAGACTCGTTTGGGTGTTTGGTTAATTTCCTACACTGTCATTTATAACAAGTCCTTAGTGTAGATTGCGTTGAAATATATAATGTTGTTGTTGAATAATTGTTTGGACCTTATAGAGTAATTATATGATAAAAGAATTTAtatccatatttttttgtgctcgttgtgtgtttgtattttctaacacttaTTTCAGAGGTATTCAAAGTGGCGGGTCGAGAATTTTATTGGGTTATATTTACgtataactcactccttaccTGCATGTCCATGCAGATACTATTGTTGAGGACGAGACTAGTGGCTGAAGAGTACATGAGCGGATTCTATTGCTGAGGTGAGCCGCCACATTGTTCGTGGAGGTCGTTCTTCGGCTTTACCTATTTcatgtctttttttttcttctgttgGAGTTTACATGCCCGACAATCAAACTCATATGACTCTATTAGATGTTCCATGGTCTTAGTATGGAATTTGAGTTAGAGAATTATTACTTGAGTGTTCATTAGATTTTATTAATATGTTATGGTTTTAGTTGGATAACTATTTtgtatttaataatttataatgcgTTTGGACTTGTACTTATTTTTCTCAACGCTTATATAAAAGTTAAGAGTACAAGAATTGGTTCGCCTGGCCCTAGCGGATGGTGTTAGTTGGGTGCCAATCACGTCTAGGGGGTAGTTTAGGACATGACACTTTAATGAGCTTTATACGGTACGAATCctaattaatcaaaactggaatGCTCGTACCAAACACTATATGaaaaactaagagaaaaaaacTTGTAAATGCAATAAGTCACTTTAATAGTTTTATATGTAAGATTTTTTTTTGTCTGACTTCAATAGCCAACCATCACTGGGGTAGTCCCACATGTGTGGGTGGAATGGTAAGTTGCCTCCTTATATGGTTTTGAATAATTCTCATATCTTGAACTAACTTTTGAAGTTGAGTTTAGTCCAATTTATACTTTTTTTTATCATGGTATCAAGTTAGATTCACCCCATTTATTTTATTGATCCAATATTGAGCCCTCATATTATCTTGTTTGAGCTCTAGTTGTCAGACCTAGGCAATAGAGATGTTACTAGTCACGCATCGGTGAACAGGATGATAATTTATTTCCTTATATGACTTTGGGTAATTCTTACCTCTTGAATAAAATTTATTGGCCTATAAATAATTTGAAATATTTTAATACGGTATCGACTATTTACAAATTTTCAAAAGACCTAAAAGAAAAAACAAAGGAGTAAGAAAATTTTCACACATCAATACTCTTTCCAAAATAAAGAAAGCATTACATAATCCACACTTTAGTTGCCTTGTAAAACTTTCATTCAAATAAGAGATTTGAATCTATTAAGGTAAATTTCCGCTTTTTAACCAAACGTGAAATTGAAAAAGAAGTAATCTCTCCCCTTGCATGAGGCTTGATAGGGCTAAGTTTTCATTTaggaaaatgacactgtatagttgctttcaaaataataactaaaaaatatttattatatatatatatatatatatatatatatattctgtatgttatatacaaaaaaatattcaaattttATACATTATTTCGGATATCAAATATAAATAACTTTTGATGCGGGCTAAAAATGATAATACACTATTCATTTCATCATTTGTAGGATGGCTCATGTAGATTTGGGTCTTTCATTCGGGCCTTCTTGCAAGGGCTAAATTGATCTTTTGTAGGTTTTCATTATCTTGTTCACATCCTAACCTCAATTTGGAGAAATTAAAAATCATAACTATATAACAAAAAGGGTTAACTCAATCTCTTTCCTCTGCCAAACAAAAGCGTAACCATTCAACTGCCTTTTAGTTAATTtactttttttcttattttagcACTGCAAAAATAAATTTACTCGTACTTTTTCATGCTATcattacaactttaagaaaatattttatttggagttaaaaaaataataattgtgtGAAATTATCTTTATACAATATTGCAAAGTACTTTAATTTTGCACAGTAAACTGAATATATGTAGCACTCAAACCTCCTACAAAAGTACCACTATATTTTTCCTCTATCCGTAAATTAAGATCCGAAAGGTGTAAACATATGAGAGGAGACATGGTGCCTTATCtctccccccccaaaaaaaaactaaataaaaTTCATACCTAGTTTCGTTATCTCTATGAAAGAAAGATTGCAAAAGTACTAGGTTGAGAAATCCAGAAATGTCAcaaattttcttgcattttttaAGGTTCTTTTTTATAATTGTGTTTTTGGTTAGTTTGTATTCACATAGTAACGAAGCCAAAGAAGTAAAATCATAAAGAAATTAAAGGGTGTCTATATGGCTCAGCCATTGATACCTGCTATCTTTCACCAGCAAAAATACTGATACCAAGTAACTGTGCCCATAAAAATTTGAACATAAAAATTTGAACAGGTAAGAAGAAATCACCTAATGTTTCTGCTTACGAAATTTgtacatttttttttaaaaggctCTTGATGTACCTAACTCACATAATCACCAACTAGTAGTTGCATATAACATTTCAAGTATGCTTAAATCTCAAGACACTATTGCCTCCTATTTTACTCTAAACCATAAAAATGGCTAAATGACATTATGATCTTGATTCCACTCCCACTAGTTTTCCCAATGACAACACATCCAACACAGGATCGTAAGATCCTATTCCTTTTTCCTCTTGCATTAGCCTCTCTCTTTCTTCTTGGAACTGTGAGATTTTTACTtgataacttgaaaaacaaccagTTCCAGTTTCTTTGGCAGTCAAGTTTTACTAGGCATAATAAGTTTCTTAGAGTGCCTATAAATGTTTCTGAAGATGAGATCATTGAAGAAAGTTGTAATGTATTTGATGGGAATTGGGTTTGGGACAATGTTTCATATCCACTTTATAAAGAAGATAGTTGTCTTTATTTGGTTAAACAAGTTACTTGTCAAAGAAATGGAAGGCCTGATTTTTTTTATCAGAATTGGAGATGGCAGCCTCATGGTTGCAACTTGCccaggtacatatatatatactttaattATCACACCAAGTATATATatcctttttcctttttatccCTTGTATATCAATTATAAGAATATATTTTAGAGTATTTCGTATGGTTATTCAACTTTCACTTTAATTATCACACCAAGTATATATatcctttttcctttttatccCTTGTATATCAATTATAAGAATATATTTTAGAGTATTTCGTATGGTTATTCAACTTTCACTTTAATTATCACACCAAGTCATAAGATTAATTAGAAAAGTAACTCAACCATGCCATAAACCAcaaaaagtttttttaaaaaaagtagcAGAAAAGGCTAAATTTAACCCCGAAAAACATAAGTAGGCTGTCATATGTGTAAAATTGTCATGAAGGTATAATTCCTTGCTCAATTCACCTTATATAATATTCACATGGTACTActtaaaaaagaaacaaaaacctCATTTTCGTCAAACCTATTACCTAATATCTTTCACCAACACATTTGCTTTCTATATTTATGCTTCAAGTgggttaaaaaaaattaaattttaattaataattTTAGCGGTGTCACAACTCACATGGATATAATGTAAGGTGAGTTTTTGAAAATGGTAACCTACAGGTGTTTTTGGAGTCGAATATTATAACATTTTcttgcttttttattttttgtaatacaAAGTCAACATAGTTGATTTATTTTTCCATTACAAAAATTAGTTTTATAACTTTGGTGCAATAAACTTTAATTGGATACCATACGTGAAACTAACCTTACATTTTTGTGGGTGGTTCTTTATTTTCTAAATGTATGTTCATTAGATTTAATGCTTTGAAGATGTTGGAGATGTTGAGGGACAAAAGACTCATGTTTGTTGGAGACTCAATACAAAGAGGCATGTTTGATTCAATGGTTTGCCTTGTTCAATCAGTGATTTCAGATGGTGACCATTCCCTTAAAAGAGTCCCTCCCAGAAAGATTTTCAGAATTGAGGTGTTTATTAATTACTTCTTTGAGTTCTTTTCTGCATTCTCCTCGTACACTATAATATTTTACGCCTTTGACCGCCCCGAAAAAGTATGGCCTAAACTAGCAAAAAGTGTAAACTTTGATTAGAGGCTACACTTTTTGACTTTAGGCAAAACTTTTTTGGGTGGCCAAAACAAGTGCACCTTCGACCTAAGGACACGTTTTTTAAATGTTGCCTTGCACGCGCGTGGCCTATTAGATAACAAAGGACACACTTGTTACACCTCGTATGGCAACACTTTTATGCCCTAGAGCTACACACTAAAAGTGTGGCCTTTTttgccttataggccagtacacTTGTTAACCGTGGTCACTTAAAAATTAACAAAACAAAGGCATATAGTTTTACATCAATCATTTTCAcctcaaattgtgaatttttaGTTGATTTTGTGTTTCAGGAATTTAACGCATCGATTGAATATTACTGGGCTCCTTTCATAGTAGAGTCCATTTCAGATCATGCAACTAAACATACTGTAATGAAGAGGCTAGTTAAGCTTGACTCTGTAGAAAAACATCAAAAACTTTGGGAAGGAGTTGATTTCTTGGTTTTTGAAAGCTATGTTTGGTGGATGCATAAACCTTTGATCAATGCAACGTAAGTAGTACCTTAATTTCTCATACAAAAGAAATAATAGCTGCGCAATGAACAAATACGTACTGTGTCACTTGAGTCTAACTTGTATAATATACCAACTGATTTTGTTTCTGCAGATATGGAACTCCTGACAATGTTCAAGAATATAACGTGACCACAGCATACAGATTGGCGTTAGAAACTTGGGCAAATTGGATAGAGTCAAGAATTAGTCCACAAAAACAAAAGGTCTTCTTTGTGACCATGTCACCAACACATTTATGGTGAGACAACTGATTAATGAATATTTTGTCTCGAATTTTTTTTTATCACGATGGTACTCGGATCAACTTGTGCACATCTCGACTATTCTATAGAGCATCAGTGTTATTTCCAACCAGCAGATTTATTAATTAACTATAACTACTAAAGTTTAGGCAGATGGGAAGAAACCACCTAGCAGATTTTGCCTTTGTTGAAAGACACTATCTCCACTTTCTTGGCATAACGATCGTATACAGACTAACTTGCATGCATTTTTGCAATAATTTCGTCTACGGCAAATGTGAAGAAACAATATAGTATTTTTTGTCTCTGTTGAAAATTTTGGCTCCATTTTTTCTATACTGATGGTTTCCCGGCCTGTTTGCATACACTTGCCAGCTCCCACTAGCTAGTATGTCAATTACGGGTTCGGCCGGGTCCAGTAATTTTGGTTCAAATTCTGTATATGTCTTtaattgaatatgtataaattattaatttaaaactcaTTAACTTGAAAAGATCTAGAATTCCGAACTCATAACCTTCAAATTTCAGTCCGCTTCTGGTTATATATGTCTACCAAAATTTAAATAGATAGGAAAAAATCACCAAACCTTTTGTGTCTCTAATTAGATATTCTATCCCCAAATTGACATACCATCTGTAGTCCACTAGCTATGCATTAAAGATATTATCTTCATTTGCAGGAACTGGGAATGGAACTGGAAGGGTGGAAGTGATGGAAACTGCTTTAACGAGACACATCCAATCCAAGGACGACCATATTGGGGAACTGGTTCTAATCTTCATATCATGTCAATCTTGAAAGATGTAATACAAAAGCTTCAAGTTAATGTGCGTTTACTGAATATTACACAATTATCTGAGTACAGAAAAGATGGACATACTTCAGTGTTTGGTGAAAGGAGAGGAAAACTCTTGACTAAAGAACAAAGATCAGATCCAAAGAATTATGCTGATTGCATCCACTGGTGCTTACCTGGGGTACCTGATACCTGGAATGAGTTGTTATATGCAGTTTTGTTGCAAGATTACCGCAATCATTGATTCTATGATAGAGttgaatttttgtttttctttgtctCTATTCCGAATGAGAATCTCTCCTTAGCATTAATGTGATGACCtaataggtcatttatagttttaacccTTAATTCTGTATTTTGAAATCCTGAATAGCTCTGTTTTAGCCTTTCTtaatttgcatgcgcagtccgggtCCTTTTCCGGAAggtttatatgtgaaaaattaataaaaatgtgaaatcgtgctttaaaactcatatgagttgacttcgatcaacattttgagcaaacggacccagatcggtattttgacagtcccagtaggtctgtatcgtgatttgggtcttgggcgtatgcccggaatcgaatttgaaagtccctaacttgaattatcgctatttgttgaaaactaaaagtttaaaggtttaaagaaattctaagtttgaccgtagtttgactttgttgctaccgggttcggattctggttctggaacttggtataagttcattacagtatttatgacttgtctgtaaaatttggtgcaaaacggagttgatttgacgtgattcagacgtccggttgaaaAGTTacatgttcttaagtttcattgaaaattttattcgttttggtatccgattcgtagttttaggtgttattttggtgttttgatcgcgcgagcgagttcgtatgatatttttggacttgtgtgcatgtttggtttggagctccgagggctcagATGAATTTCAGATAGGTTGcggatgttttgaacttaaggAGATTACTGGTTCTGATGCAGCTAtctgacctcgcaattgcgaggtcagtATCACATTTGCGAACGTTGATGTCTTCTGTCAGGTTCACATTTGCAAACAAGTAGTTTGCTTTTGCGAAGTGGAACTGGGAGGGTAGTTCGCATTTGCTATCAAATTGTTGCAATTGCGGAAGtccaagttcgcatttgcgaacaaaaccatcgcatttgcgagggcaGCAAAGATGGGggatcttcgcatttgcaaaggctttctcgcatttgcgaaggtcgcAATTGTGACATTTGTGCCTggataaaaaaaggaaaaaatgggAATTAGCTCATTTGTTTcaaattctcaaccctaaacaccttaGAGGCAATTTTCCCAAGagcttttcttcctaaattcattggtaagtgactctaatctaccttctttcaattacccattatattttataagatttcaacatcaaatctaggatttctaTGGTAGAAATTaagaatttgggtagaattagagatttttgtaaaattgggatttagacctcgaattgaagTCTGATTTCAAATTGAAttgcataaccgggctcgggggtgaatggctgatcgggttttggtccgaattttgggttttgaccaagcaggtccGGGGtcgacttttgttgatttttttaataatgatctaaattgaacccctttcattcgtgggtagtttctaaggcttattttgaatcgtttggtcaataatttgctagatttggttggtttggaagcttgttcgaaaggcaaggccgtggttgaaCCTTGAGTAGATTGCAGAGTGAGGTAAATATTGGGTCTaactttgatttgagggaataaaaatccttgagctatgtgctatgtgaatttcatgagtagcagcgtataggcgaggtgacgagtgtctatacgctGTCAATTACTTGTTTTCATGTCTTCCCGAATTTCATTAATTATAGCATTCCATGTCTTGattgttacatgccttaattgcttcATATACCTTAACTTGTTAGTTGTCATTTATTAGTCTCGTATTATACATGTTAATTTCTTCCATGCTCCCATGCTTAATtgatacttgccttaattgtcttacttgtacccTTTAACTGTCATATATTTGACTTGTCTTGTTTCTCAGTATTAAGTGTAGCCTTTCATGATTTAGTACGAGATTCCTTCTTGATTCGTAGCTTTCATATTTGTTAATTGTAGAGATTTTTGTGATCCGAGTTGTTAAATTGATTGCACTTACTgatttatttatggatcgggttgcacgcctcaacatgTAGAATAATGGAGGAtttatattgatatggtgggatcgggttgtgcgccgcaacaagTAAAATAAGGGTAGattgatatggtaaaataagggagaattatgatatttataaatgataaaatatggtgggatcgggttacgcgccgcaacaggtgaaataagggtggattgatatggtgaaataagggagaattatgatattgactctAATTATATGATGGGATCAAGAaacatatatatttacttattattattgatatttacattGTGGAATAATGGAGGATCGTGTTGTAcagtgggatcgagttgcgcgccacAACAATTTATGTGTTTTTTTAttcttattgtattgtgttggcttcggtACTTTCGTACGAGACTCTAAGGATTGGTATTTCTGGTATTTACTGGTTTTCTTTGAGGATTGAATTATTTTCACGAGTTAATTGCCTTATATCATTTTCGTATTTTTCTTTCTTGTCATTATTTTATACTGCATACATGTTATTGTAAGTGGCcctccttagcctcgtcactacttcgtcgaggttaggctcggcacttacagagtacatggagtcggttgtactcatactacactctgcacttcttgtgcagattttggagtcggccCCATCGGCGGTCAGTAGATTACTCGGGTTGACTATCGGTAcgaagacttgaggtacaactgctcggcgttcgcagccctgaagtctcTTTCtgctttatcttagttgtgtattttcattcagacatcTTTaatttcattcagacctttatttgtattattctagtaacGCGTGCACTTACGACATCAGATTCGGTGTTGTATTTATATATTTCAGTTGTTATGGCTTTCTGCATTTTATCTCaattatttcagtaattgacatcAGTTAAATTGGATTTGTTTACAAATGGCTTAAAACTAATCTAACGTTGgattgcctggcaagtgaaatgttaggcatcatc
It includes:
- the LOC104084850 gene encoding protein trichome birefringence-like 31 — protein: MILIPLPLVFPMTTHPTQDRKILFLFPLALASLFLLGTVRFLLDNLKNNQFQFLWQSSFTRHNKFLRVPINVSEDEIIEESCNVFDGNWVWDNVSYPLYKEDSCLYLVKQVTCQRNGRPDFFYQNWRWQPHGCNLPRFNALKMLEMLRDKRLMFVGDSIQRGMFDSMVCLVQSVISDGDHSLKRVPPRKIFRIEEFNASIEYYWAPFIVESISDHATKHTVMKRLVKLDSVEKHQKLWEGVDFLVFESYVWWMHKPLINATYGTPDNVQEYNVTTAYRLALETWANWIESRISPQKQKVFFVTMSPTHLWNWEWNWKGGSDGNCFNETHPIQGRPYWGTGSNLHIMSILKDVIQKLQVNVRLLNITQLSEYRKDGHTSVFGERRGKLLTKEQRSDPKNYADCIHWCLPGVPDTWNELLYAVLLQDYRNH